A stretch of the Marivirga tractuosa DSM 4126 genome encodes the following:
- a CDS encoding acetyltransferase, translating to MKKRNVIFGVGGFGREVLSCMLDSYKGTGIDISKTTVFMDEDPKWINQTINGLKVISKEEFNVKNDELIIAVGDPKTRQKIANSFPKETTYFSIIHPSAIISPWTKIGKGAIITAGTIITCNIEIGDHCHLNLNTTIGHDCKIGNYFTTAPGVNISGNCIIEDNVYFGTASAIRQGINVVNNVTIGMGCMVVKNIVESGVYIGNPAKKLK from the coding sequence ATGAAAAAAAGAAATGTGATTTTTGGAGTTGGGGGATTTGGAAGAGAAGTTTTAAGTTGTATGCTTGATTCATATAAAGGAACTGGCATAGACATTTCGAAAACCACAGTTTTTATGGACGAGGATCCAAAATGGATCAATCAAACCATAAATGGTTTAAAAGTTATTTCAAAGGAAGAGTTTAATGTGAAAAATGATGAATTAATAATTGCTGTTGGTGATCCTAAGACTAGACAAAAAATTGCAAATAGCTTTCCAAAAGAGACAACTTATTTTTCAATTATTCATCCTTCAGCAATCATATCACCGTGGACTAAAATTGGGAAAGGAGCTATAATTACAGCTGGCACAATTATCACTTGTAATATTGAAATTGGAGACCACTGTCATTTAAATTTAAATACCACAATTGGTCATGATTGCAAAATAGGAAATTACTTTACAACTGCTCCAGGAGTTAATATTAGTGGCAATTGTATAATTGAAGACAATGTATATTTCGGAACAGCCTCTGCTATTAGACAAGGAATAAATGTAGTCAATAATGTAACTATCGGTATGGGTTGTATGGTTGTTAAGAATATTGTAGAAAGTGGAGTCTACATCGGCAATCCAGCTAAAAAATTGAAGTAA
- a CDS encoding glycosyltransferase yields the protein MNKILIFSSKIHRGGAEKHLVRLCNGLWERGWKVKIVVTQRGGGYESLLNDEIELSYPNRNIRSYTLSLLKSIPRLKKEITSYKPDLIFSLQDGPNVALLSLMKALKIEIPSIIGVQNNPNHLSGVIGTSVKELAKKTYGSASKCISLSAGVAKAYERMIPATIGSFSIIPNIGIDDTNTFVESARNRLNDPIALLAVGRLVEQKDYPTMLRTVEVLKKSGTEFNLRILGDGKLEESLKDQVKLMGIEKQVFFEGYVSDPGKYYISADILLLSSRWEGFGNVIVEAMSYGLPVVATNCPYGPSEIIEEGKNGFLVPVGDHEAMAKKIIDLKKGNVIYANLSKAALNQSRRYNTEVVSRQYEKVFLGVI from the coding sequence ATGAATAAGATCCTGATTTTTTCTTCAAAGATTCATAGAGGTGGTGCGGAAAAGCATCTGGTGAGGTTGTGCAATGGTCTATGGGAAAGAGGCTGGAAGGTGAAAATTGTAGTAACACAAAGAGGAGGTGGATATGAGTCACTGCTAAATGATGAAATAGAGCTATCATATCCTAACCGAAATATTAGATCATATACGCTATCACTCCTAAAATCTATTCCCAGGCTTAAAAAAGAGATCACATCATATAAGCCGGATTTAATTTTTTCACTACAGGATGGCCCCAACGTTGCTTTACTGTCCTTAATGAAAGCGCTAAAGATTGAGATACCATCGATTATTGGGGTGCAGAATAATCCGAATCATTTATCTGGTGTAATTGGCACCTCTGTAAAAGAGCTGGCTAAAAAGACATACGGTTCCGCTTCTAAATGTATTTCTTTATCAGCAGGAGTTGCGAAAGCCTATGAAAGAATGATACCTGCTACAATTGGTAGTTTTTCTATTATTCCTAATATTGGTATTGATGACACCAATACCTTTGTAGAATCCGCGAGAAATAGATTGAATGACCCAATAGCTTTATTAGCGGTTGGTAGACTAGTGGAGCAAAAAGATTACCCTACCATGTTGAGGACAGTTGAGGTTTTAAAGAAATCAGGAACTGAATTTAATCTGCGAATATTAGGGGATGGAAAATTAGAGGAAAGCCTAAAAGACCAAGTGAAATTAATGGGAATTGAGAAACAAGTATTTTTTGAAGGATATGTTTCAGATCCTGGGAAGTATTATATATCAGCTGATATATTGCTTTTATCTAGTAGATGGGAGGGCTTTGGCAATGTGATAGTGGAAGCAATGTCATATGGTCTTCCTGTCGTAGCTACAAACTGTCCTTATGGTCCATCGGAAATTATTGAGGAGGGTAAAAATGGTTTTTTAGTACCCGTTGGTGATCATGAAGCTATGGCGAAAAAGATCATAGACCTAAAAAAGGGGAACGTAATTTATGCTAATTTGAGTAAAGCAGCACTAAATCAATCGCGGAGGTATAATACAGAAGTAGTTTCCCGTCAGTACGAAAAGGTATTTTTAGGTGTCATTTAA
- a CDS encoding class I SAM-dependent methyltransferase: protein MQLRKQQEEKIPKYNFTDQLLENAKLLPSRLDLLRLLPENGIVAELGVDQGHFSKLILKECKPKKLHLVDYWGTNKYNQKKRKSVEETFDSEIRSGKIEINLGLSVEVVNEFPDQYFDWVYIDTGHSYKVTYQELVDYRNKVKENGILTGHDFVRWSRDGFSRFGVIEAVSEFCVKYDWELIYLTMENDNNASFAIQRRGQ, encoded by the coding sequence TTGCAATTAAGAAAGCAGCAAGAAGAGAAAATACCTAAATATAATTTCACAGATCAACTTTTAGAAAATGCAAAATTACTACCAAGTAGGTTAGATTTACTACGATTATTGCCTGAAAATGGAATTGTGGCTGAATTAGGTGTTGATCAGGGACACTTTTCAAAACTTATTCTAAAAGAATGTAAACCAAAAAAACTACATTTAGTTGATTATTGGGGAACTAACAAGTATAATCAAAAAAAACGAAAATCTGTAGAAGAAACTTTTGATAGCGAAATTAGATCAGGTAAAATTGAAATAAACCTTGGTTTATCAGTAGAGGTTGTAAATGAGTTTCCTGACCAATACTTCGATTGGGTCTATATTGATACTGGGCATAGTTACAAGGTAACATATCAAGAATTAGTAGATTACAGGAATAAGGTTAAAGAAAATGGTATTTTAACTGGACATGATTTTGTAAGATGGTCAAGGGATGGATTTAGTAGATTTGGAGTTATTGAAGCAGTTTCTGAATTTTGTGTTAAATATGATTGGGAACTGATTTATTTGACAATGGAAAATGACAATAACGCCAGTTTTGCAATCCAAAGAAGAGGGCAATAA
- a CDS encoding asparagine synthase-related protein translates to MSFKVAFIYDLDDLDDLDYVNQSKILLKRYLSGFISPDVFERPKKGFDIPVYKWMLGELNTEWKELLRSAKWADLGISNPKEIFKLNRKMSKGQPINADKLWNIFVLLEWYKYRFHEG, encoded by the coding sequence GTGTCATTTAAGGTTGCATTTATTTATGATCTTGATGATCTTGATGATCTTGATTATGTAAATCAATCTAAAATACTGTTGAAGCGATATCTTTCAGGATTTATTAGTCCAGATGTTTTTGAACGGCCGAAAAAGGGGTTCGATATTCCTGTATATAAATGGATGCTAGGAGAATTAAACACTGAGTGGAAGGAATTACTTCGATCTGCAAAATGGGCAGATCTAGGAATATCAAATCCAAAAGAGATCTTTAAATTAAATAGAAAAATGTCTAAAGGCCAGCCAATAAATGCTGATAAGCTTTGGAATATTTTCGTTTTACTAGAATGGTATAAATATCGGTTTCATGAAGGTTAA
- a CDS encoding glycosyltransferase family 4 protein encodes MLKNKKKIVLAYTADVSAILITGQVKYFQDKGYEVHIITKVAAKTRALVEREGGITHPIDFEREISLLKDIKSLFSSIRLLRQIKPTIVNAGTPKASLILMTASWLLRVPNRIYTCRGFRFETELGLKKQILKTLETVCGRFAHQIICISPSLKELAVSEGVFKEVKTVVLGKGSSNGINLEKFNRTKLNNSKLNKVITDYGINKDYFTIGYAGRLHPDKGLKELFLAYDMIKRMHSKVQLLLVGSLESDEIAHELKNRDLDKNLIYVGFQSSVEYFMANFDVLVLPSYREGFGNVLIQAAALGIPAITNNVTGCRDAVSDNFNGFIVPKKNVEKLAEKINLLIADLKLREKMSQNGISFSKQFSSQTIWRELETVYLNELV; translated from the coding sequence ATGTTAAAGAATAAAAAGAAAATTGTTTTAGCGTATACTGCAGATGTCAGTGCTATACTTATAACTGGTCAGGTTAAATATTTTCAAGATAAGGGTTATGAAGTACATATTATTACAAAAGTTGCAGCAAAGACAAGAGCACTGGTAGAGAGAGAGGGTGGCATTACACATCCTATTGACTTTGAACGTGAAATCTCACTTTTAAAAGATATTAAGTCACTTTTTTCCTCCATAAGATTGTTAAGGCAAATCAAACCAACTATCGTCAACGCTGGTACTCCTAAAGCCTCATTAATTTTAATGACAGCTTCCTGGCTTTTAAGGGTGCCAAACCGTATCTACACTTGTAGAGGATTCCGATTTGAGACGGAATTAGGACTAAAAAAACAAATTTTAAAAACCTTAGAAACAGTTTGTGGAAGATTTGCACATCAAATTATTTGTATCAGTCCAAGTCTGAAAGAATTGGCAGTAAGTGAGGGGGTTTTTAAAGAGGTAAAAACTGTAGTATTAGGGAAAGGAAGTAGTAATGGCATTAATTTAGAAAAATTTAACAGAACTAAATTAAATAATTCAAAACTAAATAAGGTAATAACTGATTACGGTATTAACAAAGATTACTTCACTATAGGTTATGCTGGAAGATTACATCCTGATAAAGGATTAAAGGAGTTGTTTTTAGCTTATGATATGATTAAAAGAATGCATTCAAAGGTTCAATTGTTATTGGTCGGAAGTTTGGAATCAGATGAGATTGCTCATGAGCTTAAAAATAGAGATCTGGATAAAAACTTAATTTATGTGGGTTTTCAAAGCTCTGTCGAATATTTTATGGCAAATTTCGATGTATTGGTATTGCCCTCTTATAGAGAAGGATTTGGTAATGTGTTAATTCAAGCGGCTGCTTTAGGAATACCTGCCATTACCAATAATGTAACAGGTTGTAGGGATGCAGTTTCGGATAATTTTAATGGTTTTATTGTGCCGAAGAAAAACGTTGAGAAATTGGCTGAAAAGATTAATTTATTAATTGCAGACTTAAAATTAAGAGAAAAGATGTCTCAAAATGGAATTTCTTTTTCTAAACAATTTAGTAGTCAAACAATTTGGAGAGAATTGGAAACTGTGTATTTAAATGAGCTAGTGTAA
- a CDS encoding PIN domain-containing protein, with amino-acid sequence MQYLLDTSICIFFLRGELDLKDRIYQIGRENCFISEISVFELKYGAENSNNPKKSHKAVNDFLKGLSIIPIYECVDLYAKEKTRLRKQGTPMHDEFDLLIGISALKNNLTLVTDNEKDFRFLDGLIIDNWNRI; translated from the coding sequence ATGCAATATTTGCTTGATACGAGTATATGTATTTTCTTCTTACGAGGAGAACTAGATTTAAAAGATAGAATTTATCAAATCGGTAGAGAAAATTGCTTTATTTCAGAAATAAGTGTCTTTGAATTAAAATATGGGGCTGAAAATAGTAATAACCCAAAAAAATCACATAAGGCTGTTAATGATTTTCTAAAAGGGCTATCAATAATACCAATTTATGAATGCGTAGATCTTTATGCAAAAGAGAAAACACGTCTAAGAAAACAAGGTACACCAATGCATGATGAGTTTGACCTTCTTATTGGTATTTCTGCATTGAAAAATAATTTAACTCTTGTCACAGATAATGAAAAAGATTTCCGCTTTTTGGATGGCTTAATTATTGACAACTGGAATAGAATTTAA
- a CDS encoding glycosyltransferase family 4 protein, whose translation MKVNSIAFIYDHRYYVNKSDVYSSGPMAAEAWKRYLEVADNLVVMGTLIEEPDTEQIKNLSKSDLPDVEFKSFEYISSLKAFLKNLFFINKKLEKELRKVSAIAARVPGEMPYNAIRISKKHKKPYWVEVVGCPWDAYWNHGSVLGRFIAPFAYLRQKWAVRNADYAVYVTEKFLQKRYPTKGKSIHATNAIIPDMNETALLNKQDLLSKADNKSTCIIGLIGSFNVRYKGHEEIIKALSKVKKDLPPFEIRMVGPGNADWVKKLAIEYNVSEQVKIIGKLKSGAEILNFLDQLHLYVHPSRQEGLPRSVIEAMSRACPVLGATTGGIPELLSSKALHQTGDYNTLSHQLKSFLNSPELLRDQSIRNFKRAKDYQYFKLNDRRKAFFQSIIANVKE comes from the coding sequence ATGAAGGTTAATTCTATTGCATTTATTTACGATCATCGATATTATGTAAATAAGTCAGATGTTTATTCTTCGGGCCCAATGGCTGCGGAAGCGTGGAAGCGGTATCTGGAAGTAGCTGATAATTTAGTGGTAATGGGAACTCTGATAGAGGAACCGGATACTGAGCAAATTAAGAATCTTAGTAAGTCGGATTTACCAGATGTGGAATTTAAATCCTTTGAATACATTTCAAGCCTCAAGGCATTTCTGAAAAATCTATTTTTTATCAATAAAAAGCTTGAAAAAGAGCTTAGGAAAGTTTCCGCAATTGCTGCCAGAGTGCCGGGCGAAATGCCATATAATGCCATCAGAATATCTAAGAAACATAAAAAACCGTATTGGGTGGAGGTGGTGGGTTGTCCATGGGATGCCTACTGGAATCATGGAAGTGTTTTAGGGAGATTTATTGCTCCTTTTGCTTATTTACGACAGAAATGGGCAGTTAGAAATGCCGACTATGCTGTTTATGTGACAGAAAAATTCTTGCAAAAAAGATACCCTACTAAAGGAAAAAGTATTCATGCTACTAATGCAATTATTCCGGATATGAATGAAACTGCTTTACTGAATAAGCAGGATTTATTATCGAAAGCAGATAATAAATCCACCTGTATTATTGGATTAATTGGTTCCTTTAATGTTCGATATAAAGGTCATGAAGAAATAATTAAAGCTTTATCAAAAGTAAAAAAGGATTTACCTCCATTTGAAATAAGAATGGTAGGTCCGGGTAATGCTGATTGGGTAAAAAAATTAGCTATTGAATATAATGTATCAGAACAGGTGAAAATAATTGGAAAATTGAAATCCGGAGCAGAGATTTTAAATTTTTTGGATCAGCTTCATCTTTATGTTCATCCTTCGCGGCAAGAAGGTTTACCTCGTTCTGTCATTGAGGCCATGAGCAGGGCATGTCCAGTTTTGGGAGCAACAACAGGTGGAATTCCTGAATTATTGTCAAGTAAGGCATTACATCAAACAGGTGATTACAATACTTTGTCACATCAGCTTAAAAGCTTCTTAAATTCTCCGGAATTATTAAGAGATCAAAGTATACGTAATTTTAAAAGAGCTAAGGACTATCAATACTTTAAATTGAATGACAGACGAAAAGCTTTTTTTCAATCGATAATAGCTAATGTTAAAGAATAA
- a CDS encoding sulfotransferase family protein — protein sequence MFPNLWLIGPPKAGTSTLFSLLSQHPSVVSSSPKETFYLLDQEFGLLNSSSNYWREGAEGWTQFFELSTKKAEYILEGTTHLLYQEETLKVIASMGGESKAIAVYRDPADRVMSSFFFTRDMLGRLPQSITFSQYVTDLLKGNSLDYVSHRKSKYILEQELHISTYSDHLKRWKQELGSSNVLLISFEDLIERQEETTSLIFSWLGLDPISIKESSKNKTLSIKYPQLHGFLKSAFGSLRHSPLLTPIKGRYKKIVHGDSKKQKLSGDSMVALDSLRDYFKEEVEKCKKLIVRLDE from the coding sequence ATGTTTCCCAATCTTTGGCTAATCGGCCCACCTAAGGCAGGTACTAGCACTCTTTTTTCACTTCTTTCGCAACATCCTTCCGTAGTAAGTTCATCACCGAAGGAAACCTTCTATTTGCTGGATCAAGAATTTGGTCTGTTAAATAGTTCTTCTAATTATTGGAGAGAAGGTGCAGAGGGATGGACGCAGTTTTTTGAACTTTCCACCAAAAAGGCGGAATACATCTTAGAGGGTACAACTCATTTATTGTATCAAGAGGAGACATTAAAAGTTATTGCGAGCATGGGTGGGGAGTCTAAAGCAATCGCTGTTTACAGAGATCCTGCAGATCGGGTGATGTCAAGTTTTTTTTTTACAAGAGATATGCTCGGGCGATTACCCCAGTCTATCACTTTTAGTCAATATGTCACTGATCTACTTAAGGGAAATAGTCTTGATTATGTTTCTCATCGAAAAAGCAAGTATATTCTGGAACAGGAACTGCATATTTCAACATATTCTGATCATTTGAAGAGATGGAAGCAGGAACTTGGATCAAGTAATGTACTACTTATTTCATTTGAGGATTTAATAGAAAGACAAGAAGAAACCACATCTCTTATTTTCAGCTGGCTCGGGTTAGACCCTATATCAATAAAGGAATCAAGCAAGAATAAAACCTTATCAATTAAGTATCCACAATTACATGGTTTTTTGAAAAGTGCCTTTGGGTCTTTGAGACATTCCCCGCTCTTGACACCAATAAAAGGCCGCTATAAAAAAATTGTACATGGAGATTCTAAAAAACAAAAGCTATCCGGGGATAGTATGGTTGCCTTAGACTCACTTCGGGATTATTTCAAAGAGGAAGTTGAAAAGTGTAAAAAATTAATTGTCAGACTCGATGAATAA